The genomic window GACACATCTGACGCCCCCATTGTTGTTCCGTATCGGCGGTTCACGCAGAAGTGATTGATATCCAAGTGGCCCGGAATCTCTCCCAGCTGGGCTGGCTGCGGGACGTTGCCCCTTCTTTTACCATCCGTTATCCCCAGAGGTTCTGAGCATGTCATGAGCTCAGTCCGCGGCTTCGTTTTTTAGCTGTTTTAGTTTGACTTTATTTTTATTCttatctttttcttttctctttttaTCGTCGCTCCAGGGCTGCACGGAGGAGCCTGGCGCTATGAGGTTACTTGGGCTCGCGGCCGCTCTAGGTGTGCTGGTGAGATCCGGGGCGGCAATCGACTTGGTCCTGGAGGATGAAGGTCGGGTGTCTCTCCTTGCCGTGAAAGCAAAACGATCCTGGTGGACTAACAATTGTCCAGAGTCTGTCaaatccgccgccgccacaaTCGCCTTCGGGCTGGTCAAGTACTACACGGGCAACAACACCGGCGACACGCCGGGAAACCTTCCGGACCCGTATTTCTGGTGGGAGGCGGGCGCCATGTTCGGCACCCTGATCGACTACTGGGCACTGACGGGCGACGACTCGTACAACAACATCACGACGCAGGCGATTCTCCACCAAGCGACGGAGAACGGGGACTTCATGCCGGCGAACCAGACGCGCACGCTCGGCAACGACGACCAGGGATTCTGGGGGATGGCGgcgctctcggcggcggagaacAACTACCCCAACCCGCCGTCGGATCAGCCGCAATGGCTCGCCCTGGCGCAGTCGCTCTTCAACCAATACGCCTCCCGCTGGGACGAGACCACGTGCGGCGGGGGCCTGCGCTGGCAGATCTTCACCTTCAACAACGGGTACAACTACAAGAACTCCATCTCCAACGGCTGCTTCTTCAACAtcgccgcccgcctggcCCGCTACACGGGCAACGAGACCTACGCCGAGTGGGCGTCCAAGATCTGGACCTGGCAGGAGACCGTGGGGCTCATCAGCGCCGACTACCACGTCCACGACGGCACGAACATCAACCTCACCGACAACACGTGCACGGCGGTGGACAAGAACGAGTGGACGTACAACTCGGGCATCTTCCTTCACGGCGCGGCGGTCATGTACAACCACACGAACGGATCGTCGACGTGGCGCGAGCGCGTGGACGGCCTGCTCGCGGCGGCCCAAGCGACCTTCTTCACCAACAACTCGGTCATGGTGGAGCAGCTGTGCGAGCCGGCGGGCGTGTGCGACAACGACCAGCGGTCCTTCAAGGGCTACCTGACGCGGTGGCTGGCCGGCACGACGCAGATGGCGCCGCACACGGCCGGGCCGAtccgcgcgctgctcgcggcggacgcgacggccgcggcgaaggCCTGCGTCGGCAACCCGGGCGCGCCCGCCTTCAAGGGCCACGCCGGCACGGCCTGCGGGTTCCGCTGGGACGACgccgcggtcggcggcggcttcgacggaagcgcgggcgtcggcgagcagATGAACGCGCTGTCGGCCGTCATGTATACGCTCGTCACCAGCagcaaggcggccgcgccgctcaCGGCCGACACGGGCGGCACGTCCAAGGGGAACCCGGCCGGGAAGGCGCACCAgccgggcggcgtcgagagcgagagcgagagcgagaTCAGCGTGGGCGAGCGCGTGGCGGCCGGGTTTGTCACGTCGGCGATAGCGCTGGGGGTGGTTGCCGGGTGCGCGTTTGTGATTTCGTGAGCCCGGAGCCGGGGTGGGTACCTTATATATCGGGCGGATTTCTTGTAAGGTGTATGATCACGACGGCGTTGGGGTCATATCGGCATGGGCAACGGCGTTCGCATCTTCGGGTTTAAATGGGACAATTCCAGCTTTGAGAGCTGCTTATGGGAAATAGGGACATCGTTATGGTCCATGAAAAGAACCGGGTTCACCAAATCAGCACTGTTCCATCGAATCGCCTGCATCACCCTCCCTTCCAGGTGCCTTCCTATTAGCCGTTGCAACCATCCGCACTCAATGAAACCGGTAGTCAAAAAATGCCCATGCTCGCAGTCCACGCAGGCAGGCCGGCGGGCGTGACACGCATTGGCGGGCGGGAGAACGATATGGCTGGGATCAGCCCGCCTGCTTTTGAGCCCGCTCCACCCCGCACTTCCCTCCCCCACCTCTCGGGTGCGCGTTGCCGGCTCATGGCCGGGCAAGCTCTTCCGGAGCAAGGAGAGCAGAGTCGCCCGTTTGCCGAACCTCGACCGCTGGGCCTAAGCAAGGGAACCAACCCATCGAGCTTGTGCCGACCGCGGGTCAAGTGAGTGAGTCGAGCAGGCAGTTACTTCCTCTGTTATCTAAAGCAATCTCTACATCTGGCTAAAGCCCCCGCGGTTCAAACTCAAACTTGCCTGACTTACATAACGTCCGATATATCCCAGCCAGCAGTCTGTTGGGTTTGAGACATCCCAACAACACGGCGTTCAAGCATTTCGCTTGCAGCTGAGGGTCTTTCATCTCGGCTTGCAGCCAATACTCGAATCTATTCCTCATTTACTGATCTTGACTCAAACTCACCATGTCGGCCAAGCACTTCTTCTCGGACCCATCCCACCTGGTGCTCTCGTCGCTGCGCAGCCTGACGCTGACGAACCCGGGCCTGGCGCTCGACGCGCCCAACAAGGTGGTCTACCGGCGCCCGGGCtacggcgcggccgcgcagcgcgtGCACCTggtctcgggcggcggctcgggccACGAGCCGTCCTTCGCCGGCATGGTCGGCCCGGGCCTGCTcagcgcggccgtcgccggcacCATCTTCGCGAGCCCGAGCGCCGAGCAGGTGCGCGCGGCCGTcatggcgctggcggggcGTTCCcatcggcagcagcagcagggagGTGGGGAAGGAGgtgagggcggcggcggcggcggggtgttGGTTACGGTGATGAACTATACGGGCGATGTGCTCAACTTTGGGGTGGGGGTGGAGAaggcgcgggcggccggggtgGAGGTCGAGATGGTGGTCGTGGGGGACGATGTTGGGGTTGGGAGGGCGAAGGCGGGCAAGGTCGGACGGAGGGGCATCGCAGGCACCGTGCTGGTGCACAAGATCAGcggggcgctggcggcgcagggACGCGGGTTGAAGGAGGTTGCGAAGGTCGCGAGGTTGGTGGCGGAAAATCTGGTGAGCGTTGGGGCGAGCTTGGAACATGTCCATGTCCCTGGGAGGGCGAAGCCAGATGTTAACTCGGCCGAGTATCTGAGGGACGGGGAGGTCGAGATCGGCATGGGCATTCACAACGAGCAGGGATCGAGCAGGGAGGTGGTCGAGCTGCCGGAGCTGGTGCGGAAGATGCTGGCGCAGATGCTGGACCCGAGCGACACGGACAGGGCGTTCTTGA from Thermothielavioides terrestris NRRL 8126 chromosome 1, complete sequence includes these protein-coding regions:
- a CDS encoding glycoside hydrolase family 76 protein (CAZy_ID 269794), encoding MRLLGLAAALGVLVRSGAAIDLVLEDEESVKSAAATIAFGLVKYYTGNNTGDTPGNLPDPYFWWEAGAMFGTLIDYWALTGDDSYNNITTQAILHQATENGDFMPANQTRTLGNDDQGFWGMAALSAAENNYPNPPSDQPQWLALAQSLFNQYASRWDETTCGGGLRWQIFTFNNGYNYKNSISNGCFFNIAARLARYTGNETYAEWASKIWTWQETVGLISADYHVHDGTNINLTDNTCTAVDKNEWTYNSGIFLHGAAVMYNHTNGSSTWRERVDGLLAAAQATFFTNNSVMVEQLCEPAGVCDNDQRSFKGYLTRWLAGTTQMAPHTAGPIRALLAADATAAAKACVGNPGAPAFKGHAGTACGFRWDDAAVGGGFDGSAGVGEQMNALSAVMYTLVTSSKAAAPLTADTGGTSKGNPAGKAHQPGGVESESESEISVGERVAAGFVTSAIALGVVAGCAFVIS